In Chelmon rostratus isolate fCheRos1 chromosome 4, fCheRos1.pri, whole genome shotgun sequence, a genomic segment contains:
- the zgc:77486 gene encoding AN1-type zinc finger protein 5, which yields MAQETNQTQVPMLCTMGCGFYGNPRTNGMCSVCYKEHLQRQQGGGRSSPPGEKAATSPAGSPGSAGVTVESTTSEPSTEVAGTPPEEQTTSPSSPSPVTQQMTAMSISQDSGAVDSDRAEAEEGEEEGTSNSSEPVGEAAQALSDNDQTPDKNKKKNRCFSCRKKVGLTGFDCRCGNLFCAIHRYSDKHDCPYDYRSAAAARIRKENPIVVAEKIQKL from the exons ATGGCTCAGGAGACCAATCAGACACAGGTGCCAATGCTTTGCACTATGGGATGTGGTTTCTACGGTAACCCCCGCACCAACGGCATGTGCTCGGTCTGCTACAAGGAACACCTGCAGAGACAACAGGGAGGGGGGCGTTCCAGCCCCCCGGGAGAGAAAG CTGCTACATCACCGGCAGGATCACCAGGGTCAGCTGGTGTGACTGTGGAGAGTACAACCTCAGAACCCAGTACAGAGGTGGCGGGGACCCCACCTGAGGAACAAACAACCAG TCCCAGCTCCCCCAGTCCAGTAACTCAACAGATGACAGCTATGAGCATCTCCCAGGATTCAGGAGCTGTAGACTCTGATCGAGCggaggctgaggagggagaagaggagggtaCTTCCAACAGCTCAG agcCAGTGGGGGAAGCAGCACAGGCCTTGTCTGATAATGACCAAACTCCtgataaaaacaagaaaaagaaccGCTGCTTTTCTTGCCGGAAGAAAGTGGGCCTTACTG GTTTTGACTGTCGCTGCGGCAACCTGTTCTGTGCCATTCACCGTTACTCTGACAAACACGACTGTCCCTATGATTACCGGAGTGCAGCTGCTGCCCGCATACGCAAGGAGAACCCTATCGTGGTGGCTGAGAAAATTCAGAAGTTATGA